The Mycobacteriales bacterium nucleotide sequence ACCGCGGCGGCACCCGCATCGCGCAGCAGCCGCAGCGGCGGGTTGGCGGCGCAGCAGTGCACGACGACCGGCGTGGGCCCGGCGGCCGCAATGACCCGGGCGATGGCGGCTTCGGCAACCGGTTGTTCCGGCGCGGCCACGACGCCGTAGCCGCTCTGGGTGCGGATCCGCCCAGCGAGAACCGCGGGCAGCGAAGGCTCGTCGAGCTGGAGCACGATCCGGGCGGCCGGGAGCCGCCGCGAAACCTCGGCCAGGTGCTCGCGGACGGTCTCGGCCAGCGACTCCCCGAGGTCGCGCACCGCGCCGGAGTCAGCGAGGGCCGGCCCACCACGGGGCAGTTCCACGCCCGCGGCGAGCGTCCACGGCCCGGCGAGGGCCACCTTCAGCCGGCCGTCGTACCCCGGACCCGCGACCGGCAGCAAGGCGTCGAGATCCGCGGTCATCAGGTCGCGGCCGCGCTGGACGTCGAGACCCGGCCGGTCGACCAGCCGCCAGCCGGAGGGCTGCAGGTCGACCGCGAGGTCGACGAGCTGAGTCGCGGTGCGCCCGATCAGGTCGGCGCCCGGGCCGCGGTCGGGCAGCTCGGGCAGGTGCGGGAGATCGGGCAGCTCGTCGAAGACCAGCGCGGTCGCGCGGTCGACGTCGTCGCCGGGCAACGACCCGACACCGGTCGCGACGCCCGCCGGCGCGCCTCGATCCGCCATATCGCCGAGAGTAGTGGCGGGGTGTGACTACCGATCCAGCATGTCCAGCAGAGCCGTGACCGTGCGCCAGTTGCGGTTGGTGCCGCGTACGCCGAGCCGACGCTCCCACGGTGCAGCGGCCATCTTCGACCGGCCGAACCCGCCCGGATAGAACTGGTAGAGGCAGCGATCGCCGACCGCGAAGCGCTCGGGGTCGAACTCCTCGGGATCCAGCGCGGCGACCTTGTCCTTGGCCGGCTGGGCGGCGAGGAAGTTCACGTGCACCCGAGTCGGGTCCTCGGCGGGTTCGAGAAACGGGTTGCCCTTGACGACCTTCGCGAGATCGGCTCGGCTGCGGATCATCACCTCGATGTCGAGCCCGAAGCCGTCTCGGAGCGCGGCAACGACATCCGCCTCGACGGCGGCCGGAGACGTGCCGGACAGCACGATGTTGCCGCTCTGCACGTAGGTCTGCACGTCGGGGTAGCCGCGCTCGGCGAGCAGCTCGCGCAGCTTCGGCATCGCGACCTTGTTGTGCGAGCCGAGGTTGACGGCGCGCAGGAGGACGGCGTACCCCGTCGGCTTCGCGGTCACGCCGCGCTGTCGATGGTGGCCGACCCGAGCACCTCGTCGCCGAGATACACCACGAGTGACTGGCCGGCGGCGACACCGTGCACGCCGGGTCCGAGGTCGGCGACCAGCCGGTCGTCGCGCAGGTCGACGTGGCAGGGTACGGCGGTGCCGTGCGCCCTCACCTGGGCAAGGCCGTCCAGCGGCAAGACCGGCACCCCGGCGCACCAGGTGGGCGGCCCGCACTCGATCCGGCGGACCGCGAGCCGCTCCCGCGGTCCCACCGTCACCGTCCGCGAGACCGGTGAGACCGACAGTACATAGCGCGGGCGGCCGTCGGCCGCGGGCGCTGAGATGGCCAGCCCCCGGCGCTGCCCGACCGTGAAACCGAACGTGCCGTCATGGTTGCCGAGGGTCGCCCCGGTCTCGTCGACGATCGCGCCGGGCGCGCTCCCGAGCCGGTCGCGCAGGAACCCGCTCGTGTCACCGGACGGGATGAAGCAGATGTCATGGCTGTCCGGCTTCGTCGCGACCGCCAGGCCGCGCCGGTCCGCCTCGGCCCGCACCTCGGACTTCAGCGAGTCGCCGAGCGGGAACATCGCGCGGGCGAGCTGGTCCGGGCGGAGCACGGCCAGGACGTAGGACTGGTCCTTGTCAGGGTCGGCCGCACGGTGCAGGCGGCCGTCGGCGAGCCGCGCGTAGTGGCCGGTGCAGACCGCGTCGAAGCCGAGCGCCACCGCGCGGTCGAGGACAGCAGCGAACTTGATCCGCTCGTTGCACCGCACGCACGGGTTCGGCGTGCGGCCGGCGGCGTACTCCGCGACGAAGTCGTCCATCACCTCGCGCTCGAAGCGCTCGGCGACATCCCATACGTAGAACGGGATGTCGAGGACGTCGGCCGCGCGGCGCGCGTCGCGGGCGTCCTCGATCGAGCAGCAGCCGCGGGCGCCCTCGCGATGCGAGGCGGGCGTCCGCGACAGTGCGAGGTGCACGCCCGTGACGTCGTGACCCGCGTCGACGGCGCGCGCGGCAGCGACGGCGGAGTCGACACCGCCGGACATCGCGGCCAGGACCTTCATCGGCGTGCCGTTCAGGCGGTCCGTCGTGCCGAGCGGGCACGAAGCACGGCCGGACCGATTGCCTCGACGAGCGCGTCGACGTCCGCAGCCGACGAGGAGTGACCGAGCGAGAACCGCAGCGAGGACTTTGCCCGGTCCTCGTCGTGACCCATCGCGAGCAGGACGTGACTCGGCCGCGCGACGCCGGCCGAGCAGGCCGAGCCGGTCGAGCACTCGACGCCGCGGGCGTCGAGCAGCATCAGCAGCGCGTCACCTTCGCAGCCCGGGAAGGAGAAGTGCGCGTTGCCGGGAAGCCGACGGTCGGCGGACAGCGTCTGGTCGCCGTTGAGCTGGGCGTCGGCGACGACCGCGCGAACCCGGCCGACGAGATCGTCCCGGAGATCGCGCAGCCACGCGGACCGGTCGGCCTGCTCCTTGACCGCGATCTCGACCGCGAGCGCAAAGGCAGCCACCCCTGGTACGTCGAGTGTGCCCGACCGGACGTCGCGCTCCTGGCCACCGCCGTGCACGATCGGGACCAGGTCGATGTCACGGCCGATCAGCAAAGCGCCGGCTCCGACCGGGCCGCCGACCTTGTGGCCGGTCACGGTGAGTGCCGCGACGCCGCTGGCCGCGAAGTCGATCGGGATCGCACCGAGCGCCTGCACCGCGTCGGTGTGTACGGGAATGCCAGCCTTGGCGGCGACTGCGGCCAGCTCGGCGATCGGCTGCACCGTGCCGACCTCGTTGTTGGCCCACATGACGCTGACCAACGCGATCTCGTCGGGTGCGCTCGCGATCGCCTCGGCCAGCGTCTCGGGAGCCAACCTCCCGGTCGGGTCGACCGGGAGCAGGACCAGTTCGGCCCCCTCATGCTCGGCCAGCCAGATGGCGGCGTCGAGGACGGCGTGATGCTCGACGGCGCTCACCAGGACCTTGCGGTGGCGGGAGTCGGCCGCGACCCGGGACCAGAACAGGCCCTTGATCGCGAGGTTGTCGCTCTCGGTGCCACCGCTGGTGAACACGACCTCGCTGGGACGGGCATTGAGGGCGGCGGCGATCGTCTCGCGGGCCTCCTCGACGACCCGGCGGGCACGCCGGCCGGTGGCGTGCAAGGACGAGGCGTTGCCGACCTGCCCGAGCAGCTCGGACATCCGATCGACCGCCTGCGGGAGCATCGGCGTCGTCGCCGCGTGGTCCAGGTAGGCCATCGCGGTTCAGCCTACGTGCTGGTTGCGACGGCAAACACCGCTTATCGCCCGCGTGCTTGCCGGGCCGGCTTTCGGCAAGGGCCGGGCTCAGGCCTTGCGCTGCTCGATCTGCTCGGTCAGCTGCGGTACGACGGTGAACAGGTCGCCCACGACACCGAAGTCGACCAGGTCGAAGATCGGAGCCTCCGGGTCCTTGTTGATGGCCACGATCGTCTTCGAGGTCTGCATGCCCGCGCGGTGCTGGATCGCGCCGGAGATCCCGACCGCGACGTAGAGCTGAGGCGACACCGTCTTGCCGGTCTGCCCCACCTGATTCTGGTGGGGGTACCACCCGGCGTCGGTAGCGGCACGGGAGGCTCCGACCGCCGCGCCGAGGGAGTCGGCGAGCTTCTCGATCAGCGCGAAGTTCTCACCGCCGCCGACCCCGCGACCGCCGGACACGACGATCGACGCCTCGGTCAGCTCGGGTCGGCCACCCTTCTTCTCGCTGACGCGGTCGAGGATCTTCGCCTTCTTGGCCGGCTCCGACAGCACGACGGACACCTGCTCCTCGGCCGGCTGCGCGGGCGCGGGCTCAGGCGCCGTGGAGTTGGGCCGGACGGTGATGACCGGCGTACCGCGGCTGACCTTCGAGCGCACGGTGAACGAGCCGCCGAAGATCGACTGCTCCGCGACCAGGCCGTCGGCGACTCCGGTGGCGTCGGTGATGATCCCCGAGTCGAGCTTGACCGCGAGCCGCCCGGCGATCTCCTTGCCGTCCGGGCTGCTGGCGATCAACACCGCGGCCGGCGAGCCGGTTGACGCGACCTGCGCGAGCACCTCGGCCTTGGGTGCGACCAGATAGGAGTCGAGCTCGGCGTCGCCGGCCACGTAGACCTTCTGCGCGCCGTACTCGGCAAGCGGTGCCTTCGCGTTGTCGTAGCCGGCGCCGACAAACACCGCGGAGGGCTCGCCGAGCGAGCGCGCCAGGGTCAGCAGCTCGAGCGTGACCTTCTTCGGTGTCCCGTCGACGTGCTCGACGAGAACGAGAACTTCAGCCATGAGTCAGCCCCGTCTCAGATGATCTTCTGCGCGGCGAGGAACTCGGCCAGCTTCACGCCGCCGTCGCCTTCGTCCTTGACGATCTGCCCGGCGGCCTTCGGCGGTCGCGCCGTGACCTCGACCACCTCGGAGCCCGATCCGGCCAGGCCGACCTTGTCCGCCTCGATGCCCGCGTCGGCGACCGTCAGAGTGGTCAGCGGCTTCTTCTTCGCCGCCATGATGCCCTTGAACGACGGGTAGCGCGGCTCGTTGATCTTCTCGACCACGGACACCACCGCAGGAGTCGGCCCCTCGACCACGTCGTACCCGGTGTCGGTCTGCCGCTCGATGCGCACCGTCCCGTCACCGATCTCGACCTTGCGCGCGAACGTCAGCGCGGTCGCGCCGAGCCGCTCGGCGAGCATCGCCGGCACGACGCTCATCCGCGCGTCGGTCGACTCGACGCCGAGGATCACCAGGTCGTATTGCACGGTGCCGAGCGCCTTCGCCAGCGCGTACGACGTAGCCAGCGCGTCCGAGCCGTGCAGCGCGTCGTCGACCAGGTGGATCGCCTGGTCGGCGCCCATCGACAGCGCCTTGCGGATGGTCTCGCTGGCCTTCTCCGGCCCCATCGTGAGGACGGTGACCTCGCCCTCGTGCGCCTCCTTGATCCGGAGCGCCTCTTCGATGGCGTACTCGTCGAGCTCGTTCATGACGCCCTCGGCGCCCTCGCGGTCGACCGTCTTGTCGGAGTCGCTGAGCTTCTTCTCAGCCCAGGTGTCCGGCACCTGCTTCACGCACACGACAACGTTCATGGCCGGCGGCCGACCTCCTGCCGAGGGGACTGGCGAATGATGCGACGGCTGCCGTCAATGCCAGCCGTGCCTAAGTGCAAACTCTAGCAAGCGCCGAACCGGATTCGCTTTCCGCCCCGGCGCGCCGCCCCCCACTTGTGAGCTCTCCGGTACACCCCGCTGTACCTGACGACTCACAACCCTCGGTTGACCTCCTCGCCGGGCAGCCGTGGCCAACTCTCCCGCCAGGTCGCCCCGCCATCCGTGGTCCGCCATAACGCCCCGTGAAACGCAAAGATCGCTCTGTCCCGCCCGGTGACCACGATCATGTGGGTCCAGTCCGGCACCCACGCCGGCATCCGGTACCCGATCCACGGGTGCCGCGGGCCGCCGCGATGCAGGACCCATGCGTCCTTGCGCGACCGAAGGGCGCAGAACCGCCATCCCCGAACCGCTCCGGTGCGGCAGCCGACCGAGACGTCATCGCCGGTACGGCGAAGGCGCGGCCGGTGCAGCAACCGGTCCGCTCGGGCCGCTGGCAGCATTCGCCACTTGTCGCCGGCATCGCGGCTACTGACCCAGCCGAGGTTGGTGCGCCACAGCAGGCGGGAGCCGACGCCGGTGAAGACATCTCCCCACACGTCACCCGGGCGGTTCTCGACCTGCAAGCCGGCTCGGGCGACCGCCCCGGTCGCGAGGCCATCTCCCCCGAGCCCCGGCCCAGCACGCCCCGCACCGGCTACGACGAAGTGTCCGCCCTGGGTGGGCGCCACCGCGAGCCAGCCGTTCGCCAACGGCGGGACCGGCGTCCGGCGCAGCCGCCGGCCCGCGCTCGACACCTGGTCGAGATCGCCCCGACACGGAAGGTCCTCGCCCTCCTGGCACGGACCGGTAACGACGAACCCCTGGGAGGGCGTGACGAACGCGACCCGGGCGAAGCCCACCACCTCTTCCTGTACGCCTACCTCCGTCGGAGCGACGTAGCGGGTGGTCCGCCAGCGGAGGCCGCCGTCGCTGGTCGTCTCGATGACCTGACCGCCGCCACCCGGGTACGACGCGCCGCCGACGGCCACCGCGTGCCGGGCATCGAGGAACTGGACGTCGAGCAACGGCTGCCGGCTGCACGAGCCAGGCAGCTCGGACCAGGTCCGTCCGAGGTCGACGCTGCTGAAGACGGCACCGCGACAGGCCGACCCGATCCCGGCAGCGGTTGCGACGATCGTGCCGCTCGCCGACATCTGCAACCCACCGGTGGCGAACGGCAGCCCGTCCGCCTTGGTCCATCGGCGCCCGGCATCGGTCGTCCTCAACATCGGGCCGCCGGACCAAGAGTCGTCGGCCCGGGCAACGGCAACGCCCACGGAACCGTCCAGGACGGCTCGGTATCCGAAGGTCGGCGACGACCGACGGCGCCCGGTCTCGATCCGGCGCACCTGCCAGTGCCGACCGCCCAAGCTGGTCGCAACGACCGGGCGATCCGGTCGCCGGCGCTGGGCTCCGATCGCGACGAACCCGGTCGGCCCGCGAGTGATCGACCACATCTCCACGCCTTGCAGCACGCTGCGCCACGTTCGACCACCGTCAACGCTCCGGCTGATTCCGCCGTACGTCGCGGCAAGCACGACGTCGCCGTCGGCGTAAAGGTCAAGCGCGCCCGACAGCGCAGTGGACCTCGGCGGGGCAGCGGCGACCAACCGCGCAGGACCGCCGTCACGCCAGCGCAGGCCGGGGAAAGGGTGTGCGCCCTGAACCCCGGAGCCGGCCGCAGGTGCCCCCGCGACAGGCGGATGCGGTGCCGACGAGTGCGAGCCGACCGCTATGCGATCTGCGGGTCGGCTTGTGCAGGCGGTCGCGAGCAACGTGATGCACGCCGCGGCCGAAGCGAAGCGAACTGCCACAGCCGGCAGACGCCGGGGGGGCTACTTCGGTTGTGCGCCGTGCGGTACAGCGGGGTGTACGGGACAGCTCACAACAGGGTGCCGGAGGTCAGGCGGCGGCGGTGGCGAGGGCGGTGACCGGCGTACCGCAGTCGCAGGCTCCCGCTGCGAACGACTGCGAGTCGCAGCCGTCACCCTCGCAGCCGTCGGTGCCACACCCGGCGCACTCGATCAGCAGGTTGTTGCAGGCGCTTCCGTCGAACAGTCGACCGTTGCAGCGGCGCATCGCGTCCTCCTGTGGGTACCCGTGTCCTCGATGGTTGGTCGGTCTAGTGGA carries:
- a CDS encoding methionine synthase; this translates as MADRGAPAGVATGVGSLPGDDVDRATALVFDELPDLPHLPELPDRGPGADLIGRTATQLVDLAVDLQPSGWRLVDRPGLDVQRGRDLMTADLDALLPVAGPGYDGRLKVALAGPWTLAAGVELPRGGPALADSGAVRDLGESLAETVREHLAEVSRRLPAARIVLQLDEPSLPAVLAGRIRTQSGYGVVAAPEQPVAEAAIARVIAAAGPTPVVVHCCAANPPLRLLRDAGAAAVGVDLLVGAPDHDQLGELVEAGVGLWLGVVPSLGPGVPPTPREAADRVRRIWGELGFAPERLPELVTVTPSCGLARASTGWVHSAYRLVRQAARTLAEAPEGTSV
- a CDS encoding DUF1697 domain-containing protein; its protein translation is MTAKPTGYAVLLRAVNLGSHNKVAMPKLRELLAERGYPDVQTYVQSGNIVLSGTSPAAVEADVVAALRDGFGLDIEVMIRSRADLAKVVKGNPFLEPAEDPTRVHVNFLAAQPAKDKVAALDPEEFDPERFAVGDRCLYQFYPGGFGRSKMAAAPWERRLGVRGTNRNWRTVTALLDMLDR
- the mnmA gene encoding tRNA 2-thiouridine(34) synthase MnmA produces the protein MKVLAAMSGGVDSAVAAARAVDAGHDVTGVHLALSRTPASHREGARGCCSIEDARDARRAADVLDIPFYVWDVAERFEREVMDDFVAEYAAGRTPNPCVRCNERIKFAAVLDRAVALGFDAVCTGHYARLADGRLHRAADPDKDQSYVLAVLRPDQLARAMFPLGDSLKSEVRAEADRRGLAVATKPDSHDICFIPSGDTSGFLRDRLGSAPGAIVDETGATLGNHDGTFGFTVGQRRGLAISAPAADGRPRYVLSVSPVSRTVTVGPRERLAVRRIECGPPTWCAGVPVLPLDGLAQVRAHGTAVPCHVDLRDDRLVADLGPGVHGVAAGQSLVVYLGDEVLGSATIDSAA
- a CDS encoding cysteine desulfurase family protein is translated as MAYLDHAATTPMLPQAVDRMSELLGQVGNASSLHATGRRARRVVEEARETIAAALNARPSEVVFTSGGTESDNLAIKGLFWSRVAADSRHRKVLVSAVEHHAVLDAAIWLAEHEGAELVLLPVDPTGRLAPETLAEAIASAPDEIALVSVMWANNEVGTVQPIAELAAVAAKAGIPVHTDAVQALGAIPIDFAASGVAALTVTGHKVGGPVGAGALLIGRDIDLVPIVHGGGQERDVRSGTLDVPGVAAFALAVEIAVKEQADRSAWLRDLRDDLVGRVRAVVADAQLNGDQTLSADRRLPGNAHFSFPGCEGDALLMLLDARGVECSTGSACSAGVARPSHVLLAMGHDEDRAKSSLRFSLGHSSSAADVDALVEAIGPAVLRARSARRTA
- a CDS encoding electron transfer flavoprotein subunit alpha/FixB family protein; this translates as MAEVLVLVEHVDGTPKKVTLELLTLARSLGEPSAVFVGAGYDNAKAPLAEYGAQKVYVAGDAELDSYLVAPKAEVLAQVASTGSPAAVLIASSPDGKEIAGRLAVKLDSGIITDATGVADGLVAEQSIFGGSFTVRSKVSRGTPVITVRPNSTAPEPAPAQPAEEQVSVVLSEPAKKAKILDRVSEKKGGRPELTEASIVVSGGRGVGGGENFALIEKLADSLGAAVGASRAATDAGWYPHQNQVGQTGKTVSPQLYVAVGISGAIQHRAGMQTSKTIVAINKDPEAPIFDLVDFGVVGDLFTVVPQLTEQIEQRKA
- a CDS encoding electron transfer flavoprotein subunit beta/FixA family protein encodes the protein MNVVVCVKQVPDTWAEKKLSDSDKTVDREGAEGVMNELDEYAIEEALRIKEAHEGEVTVLTMGPEKASETIRKALSMGADQAIHLVDDALHGSDALATSYALAKALGTVQYDLVILGVESTDARMSVVPAMLAERLGATALTFARKVEIGDGTVRIERQTDTGYDVVEGPTPAVVSVVEKINEPRYPSFKGIMAAKKKPLTTLTVADAGIEADKVGLAGSGSEVVEVTARPPKAAGQIVKDEGDGGVKLAEFLAAQKII